In Streptomyces sp. NBC_00289, the sequence CAGCGTGACGTTCAGCTTCTCCTGACTGCCCCACCCGGCGCTGAACGACCAGCCTGTCCACGGATGACCGCGCTGCCCCGCAGTGAGCAGACCGGCGACCGCCGTACCTGCCGCCCGGGCGAGGGTGGTGGTGCGGCCGACGTACTGAAAGCGGCCTTCGGTGTCGTACCTGCCGAGCAACAGCGTGCGGGGAGCGGCCAGAGAGCCGGTGATCGCGCCGACGACCGCCTCGCCCGTCTCGCGGACCTTGAATTTCTCCCAGCCCCTCACCGACGGGCGGTAGGCGCCGTCCAGCCTTTTGAAGACCACCCCCTCCATCCCGACCGACGCCCACGTCAGCCACTCGCGCACGACGTCGGCCTCGGTGGTCGACGGGCACAGCGCCCACGGCGCGATGAGCCGGCGGGCGGCGAACACCGACTCCAATGCGGCCCTGCGCCGCCGATACGGCCACCCGGTCGTGTCCGTCCCGGACAGCCGCAGCAGATCGAACGCGACGAAGTGGGCCGGCCACTCCTGAGCCGCCCGGGCGGCCCCGGCACCACGCCGGGCAAGCCGGTTCTGCAGCCGCTCGAA encodes:
- a CDS encoding ATP-dependent DNA ligase, translated to MTWTLPEPMLTTPVSVPDLRPGCAAEPKWDGFRALVSVDADQVVLRSRRGTEMGPSFPEVVAGAVQLPDATALDGELIVWDAAGRLAFERLQNRLARRGAGAARAAQEWPAHFVAFDLLRLSGTDTTGWPYRRRRAALESVFAARRLIAPWALCPSTTEADVVREWLTWASVGMEGVVFKRLDGAYRPSVRGWEKFKVRETGEAVVGAITGSLAAPRTLLLGRYDTEGRFQYVGRTTTLARAAGTAVAGLLTAGQRGHPWTGWSFSAGWGSQEKLNVTLVEPELVVEVGVDVARDASGRWRHPARWHRARPDLSPADVPRLTSPPH